In one Solanum lycopersicum chromosome 11, SLM_r2.1 genomic region, the following are encoded:
- the LOC101256344 gene encoding chromatin structure-remodeling complex protein BSH-like isoform X2, whose product MMKPPSTSGSPKNPVKFRLPTAENLVPIRLDIEIDGKKFKDAFTWNASDPDSEVFAFARRTVKDLKLPTAFAFQIAQSIQSQLLEFRSYEGKDMHTGEKVVPIKDMNNFEGDPEEFARTFCEDMKIEDPEVGPAIAIAIREQLYEIAKQGVAFMRESRTNKKGRKGMEHLSASKVGSPALDLGKLFDPEGSIQRKMSERDAYGPVVDHLSKEEVDALEAREERLPR is encoded by the exons TCCAACAGCCGAGAATCTTGTACCTATCCGTCTTGACATCGAAATTGAtggtaaaaaatttaaagatgctTTTACTTGGAACGCAAGTG ATCCTGACTCAGAGGTGTTTGCGTTTGCGAGGAGAACTGTAAAGGATTTGAAACTTCCTACTGCTTTTGCCTTTCAGATTGCTCAATCCATCCAG TCCCAATTGTTAGAATTTCGGTCATACGAAGGAAAAGATATGCACACTGGCGAGAAAGTTGTTCCTATCAAG gaCATGAACAATTTTGAGGGTGATCCTGAAGAATTTGCACGGACATTTTGTGAAGATATGAAAATTGAAGACCCAGAAGTTGGA CCTGCAATTGCCATAGCAATTAGAGAACAACTTTATGAG ATTGCGAAGCAAGGTGTTGCATTCATGAGAGAAAGCAGGACAAATAAGAAAGGACGCAAAGGAATGGAACACCTCTCAGCCAG TAAAGTAGGTTCGCCTGCACTGGACCTGGGGAAGCTATTCGACCCTGAAGGAAGTATCCAACG GAAAATGAGTGAACGGGATGCATATGGACCAGTAGTCGATCACCTGTCAAAGGAAGAGGTGGATGCCCTCGAGGCTAGAGAAGAGAGGCTTCCTCGGTGA
- the LOC101256344 gene encoding chromatin structure-remodeling complex protein BSH-like isoform X1 translates to MMKPPSTSGSPKNPVKFRLPTAENLVPIRLDIEIDGKKFKDAFTWNASDPDSEVFAFARRTVKDLKLPTAFAFQIAQSIQSQLLEFRSYEGKDMHTGEKVVPIKLDLRVNQTIIKDQILWDMNNFEGDPEEFARTFCEDMKIEDPEVGPAIAIAIREQLYEIAKQGVAFMRESRTNKKGRKGMEHLSASKVGSPALDLGKLFDPEGSIQRKMSERDAYGPVVDHLSKEEVDALEAREERLPR, encoded by the exons TCCAACAGCCGAGAATCTTGTACCTATCCGTCTTGACATCGAAATTGAtggtaaaaaatttaaagatgctTTTACTTGGAACGCAAGTG ATCCTGACTCAGAGGTGTTTGCGTTTGCGAGGAGAACTGTAAAGGATTTGAAACTTCCTACTGCTTTTGCCTTTCAGATTGCTCAATCCATCCAG TCCCAATTGTTAGAATTTCGGTCATACGAAGGAAAAGATATGCACACTGGCGAGAAAGTTGTTCCTATCAAG CTTGATCTCCGAGTAAATCAGACAATTATAAAGGACCAGATTTTATGG gaCATGAACAATTTTGAGGGTGATCCTGAAGAATTTGCACGGACATTTTGTGAAGATATGAAAATTGAAGACCCAGAAGTTGGA CCTGCAATTGCCATAGCAATTAGAGAACAACTTTATGAG ATTGCGAAGCAAGGTGTTGCATTCATGAGAGAAAGCAGGACAAATAAGAAAGGACGCAAAGGAATGGAACACCTCTCAGCCAG TAAAGTAGGTTCGCCTGCACTGGACCTGGGGAAGCTATTCGACCCTGAAGGAAGTATCCAACG GAAAATGAGTGAACGGGATGCATATGGACCAGTAGTCGATCACCTGTCAAAGGAAGAGGTGGATGCCCTCGAGGCTAGAGAAGAGAGGCTTCCTCGGTGA
- the LOC101255947 gene encoding eukaryotic translation initiation factor 3 subunit F encodes MASSDHTILQFSPSSTGISAKVHPLVIFNICDCFVRRPDQADRIIGTLLGSVLPDGTVDIRNSYAVPHSESQDQVALDIDYHHNMLSSHQKVNPKEVIVGWFSTGFGVTGGSALIHEFFSRETTNPIHLTIDTGFTNGEASVKGFVSVHLSIGDQQLAAQFQEIPLDLRMVEAERIGFDILKTTAVEKLPNDLEGMEASMQRLLALIDDIYKYVDDVVEGRVPQDNKIGRFISDTVASLPKLSSQDFDKLVNDGLEDQLLLLYLASLTRTQLSFAEKLNTAAQIL; translated from the exons ATGGCTTCCAGTGATCATACCATACTGCAATTTTCACCATCTTCAACCGGCATATCCGCAAAGGTTCACCCTTTAGTCATATTCAACATATGTGACTGCTTTGTCAGACGTCCCGATCAAGCCGACCGAATCATTGGCACTCTTCTTGGATCAGTATTACCTGACGGTACTGTAGACATTCGCAATTCCTATGCTGTTCCACATAGCGAGTCACAAGATCAG GTTGCCTTGGATATTGATTATCATCACAATATGTTATCATCTCATCAGAAGGTGAATCCAAAGGAAGTCATTGTTGGATG GTTTTCTACTGGTTTCGGAGTCACAGGTGGTAGTGCTTTGATTCATGAGTTTTTTTCTAGAGAAACTACAAATCCGATACATTTGACCATTGACACTGGATTCACAAATGGAGAAGCTTCTGTAAAAGGTTTTGTTTCTGTGCATTTGTCTATTGGAGATCAGCAGCTTGCTGCACAATTTCAGGAAATTCCATTGGATCTGCGCATGGTTGAAGCTGAAAGGATTGGAT TTGATATACTTAAGACGACTGCGGTAGAGAAACTTCCCAACGATCTTGAAGGAATGGAAGCCTCAATGCAACGATTACTTGCTCTGATTGATGACATCTACAAATATGTTGATGATGTTGTG GAGGGACGCGTGCCACAAGACAATAAAATTGGAAGGTTCATATCTGATACCGTGGCTTCCCTTCCCAAGCTCTCATCTCAAGATTTCGATAAGCTTGTTAATGATGGTCTCGAG GATCAATTGCTCTTGCTCTATTTGGCAAGCCTCACAAGGACACAACTGAGCTTTGCAGAAAAACTGAACACTGCTGCCCAAATCCTGTGA
- the LOC101256242 gene encoding LOW QUALITY PROTEIN: uncharacterized protein (The sequence of the model RefSeq protein was modified relative to this genomic sequence to represent the inferred CDS: substituted 1 base at 1 genomic stop codon), producing MNDNTSCLCYFHPKEVVVGVCALCLNERLLILASKQEKMIKKKKKKKIIINLREKMKINNDDDGEEHSRMHYLPKIFALTSFFNRLDIRHSRKETIHDIDVSSTCSYEDSFISIKFENNGVGSWEKGAVGTVPKLSLIKHCDNNNNNNNNNNNKVALIDHVTKPRMQLRWRKRIGHIFHLIKLKRSSTKGGNANHVGTKLEGVKVRHGWIRTLTKRKTKQXRQSKNQKGQAFIHL from the exons ATGAATGACAACACTAGTTGTTTGTGTTATTTTCATCCAAAAGAAGTTGTAGTGGGAGTATGTGCTTTGTGTTTGAATGAAAGGCTCTTAATCTTAGCTTCTAAACAAGAAAAGAtgattaagaagaagaagaagaagaagattattattaatttaagagaaaaaatgaagattaataatgatgatgatggagaAGAACATTCAAGAATGCATTATCTACCAAAGATATTTGCTTTAACCTCTTTTTTCAATCGTCTTGATATTAGACATTCACGCAAAGAGACTATTCATGATATTGATGTTTCTTCCACTTGTAGCTATGAAG ATTCTTTTATctcaataaaatttgaaaataatggaGTAGGCTCATGGGAGAAGGGAGCAGTTGGCACAGTACCAAAGTTGTCACTAATTAAGCattgtgataataataataataataataataataataataataaagttgcATTAATAGATCATGTTACAAAGCCACGTATGCAACTTAGGTGGCGAAAGCGGATTGGTCACATCTTCcatctaattaaattaaagagatCATCTACCAAAGGTGGTAATGCCAATCATGTGGGCACCAAATTAGAAGGTGTGAAGGTGAGACATGGATGGATAAGGACTCTTACAAAGAGAAAAACCAAACAATGAAGGCAAAGCAAAAACCAAAAGGGCCAAGCTTTCATCCACTTATAA